In Haematobia irritans isolate KBUSLIRL chromosome 1, ASM5000362v1, whole genome shotgun sequence, a genomic segment contains:
- the LOC142219489 gene encoding uncharacterized protein LOC142219489, translating to MRFLYFLLSILLLCFAANAVPYLPTAPPTPPTEDANPPSGNSPGYVGPPTDPPMPFTPQVSTVAPLYPGSN from the exons ATGAGAT ttttgtattttttgctaAGCATTTTATTGCTTTGCTTTGCCGCAAACGCTGTCCCATATCTACCAACGGCTCCTCCAACTCCACCAACTGAAGATGCTAATCCACCAAGTGGCAATAGTCCCGGTTACGTCGGACCACCAACTGACCCCCCTATGCCATTCACCCCTCAAGTAAGCACCGTTGCCCCTCTTTATCCTGGTTCCAATTAA